A segment of the Bacillus pseudomycoides genome:
GCTAACTCTTCCTCTGGAATTTGTTCTTCAAACATATTTACATATATATAACTATTTCCAAGACCATGCATTTTTGTAAAAGAAAATTGGTTCATCCTCATTCACTCCAAAAAAAATTTGTTGTTTTAAGTATAAAATGCATGCTTTTGGAACACAATAAGAACGTCCCCCGTTTCTCATATTTGACAACATTTTGATGGCTTTTAGATAAAAGCCACTCTTACACAAATCGTGAAAGAAAAAAGCCCTTCTCGGAAGGGCCTTTTTTCTTTCATACAAACATTCCAGCTAGTCCCCAAATAATATTCATCCTGTCACCTCAAAGATTCAAATTCTTTGTTAGCATTTCCTCCAGAAGAATTGTTACTCTGATCGAACAGATGACAAATAAAAAAGGTGCTGCTTATTTGCAGACACCTTAAAACATTGGATTTTCATCTAAGTAGTCATATACGTTTTTCACAAGCTCTTCTACCGTTGCACCTTGTACGACTTCTCCGTTTACAAGTGCAAAAGGCCCTTCAAAACAAATACCACAATATCCTAGACAACCGTACTCCATAACATCTAAATTTGGATCTTTTTCAAATTTTTCTAACGCTGCTTGTGAGCCACTCGCAAGGTTACCTACACAGAATTCGATTAATGGCTTAATCAAAACTATCCCCCCTGTATCTCAAAAAAATAAATCTATACTAAGAAAACTAAGCTGTTCCTTGTTGTTTTCATTACACTTACTAAAATATTTAGTTGCTACACTGCTTCACTTCAAATCAAAAGATCTTCTCTATATCAATCCATTTTAGATTCCCAACATACATACATACATACATACATACATACATACATACATACATACTACTGCTACGAAAACAAAAAAAGATCTCCACTCACTTCCTCCTTCTGGTTTCACACGGCATGGGACCAAAAAAGGCTCTGACCGCTTCTATCCATCAGCGGACGCTCTCTCCAACCTAAAAAGAAGGTGTTTATGAACTTCAACAGACAAACTAAAACAGTTTGCCCACTTTTCTTCTTATTGTACAACAGAGTACACATTCATGCATTGTTATTTGTTCACAAATTCGATATAATTTGATTGAGTAAAGTCAAAATATTTTTTCAATATATAATTGTATGATTAGGGGATATTTCAACAGAAAAGGGGTAATCCATCATGAAACACCTCGTATTACTGGGCGGTGGCTACGGTGGAATGAGAATTCTGCAGCGGCTTCTTCCAAACAACCAACTTCCAGATGATGTCCAAGTGACATTAATCGACAAAGTACCATACCATTGTTTTAAAACAGAATATTACGCATTAGTAGCGGGGACAATTTCAGAAACGCATATTCGTATTCCGTTTCCAGAGCACCCGCGCCTCAACATCCAATACGGAACAGTAACAAATGTTGACCTTGAAAACAAAGCCGTTCATCTCGATAGCGGTGAAGAAATTCAATATGATGATTTAATTATCGGACTTGGTTGTGAAGACAAATATCACAACGTTCCAGGCGCAAAAGAATATACACATAGCCTACAATCTATTGAGCAAACACGCAAAACATATGAACAATTGAACAGCTTAGAACCTAACGCAACAGTTGCTGTTGTCGGTGCTGGTTTAAGCGGCGTTGAGGTGGCAAGTGAACTTCGAGAAAGCCGTTCTGATCTAAAGATCTACTTATTTGACCGAAAAGATCGTATTTTATTTCCTTTCCCAGAAAAATTAAGTAGATACGTAGAAGAGTGGTTCGTAAAGCATAATGTTACAATTATACGAAACTCTAACATTACAAAAGTAGAACCGAACGTTGTGTACAACCATGACGAACCACTGGAATGCGATGCAATCGTATGGACAGCTGGCATTCAAGCAAATGAAGTTGTTCGAAATCTTCCAGTTGAACAAGATAGTAGTGGACGGGTCGTATTAACAAAATATCATAATATTCCGAATAACGAGCATGTTTATGTTGTAGGAGATTGTGCTTCCCTTCCACACGCCCCATCTGCACAGCTTGCTGAAGGCCAAGGTGAACAAATTGTCCAAATATTATTAAAACGTTGGAATAATGAAGCACTTCCTGATGAACTACCTGTTATTAAATTAAAAGGAGTTCTCGGTTCTCTCGGTAAGAAGCACGGATTCGGGCTATTAGCAAATCAACCATTAATGGGACGTGTACCTAGACTTTTAAAGTCCGGCATTCTTTGGATGTATAAATATCATAATGGTTAAGTAGAAAAACAAGGGCAGATTGCTCTTGTTTTTTTCTATTTTTCTCCTTTTTTGATACGATATGAATATATAAATCCATTTTGACTTTTCAACATATAAGTCGCTGCTACAAAGAACAAAATGGGACTTGCACTCGTTTTCTCTCTCTGTTCTCACTTGGCATGGGACGAGAAAAGACTCTGATCGCTTCTATGCATGACTAGGTCCTCTCTCCCTCCTAAAAGAAGGGTTTTTGCCATGTTTTTAATTTATATTTACATAAATTAAAATTCCCATCACCGATCGAGCTTTTACAGGATAACTCCTTTTTGATTTTTCACATATACGTTACTACTATGAAAACAAAAAGGAACTTACACTCATTTTCTCTCTCTGTTCTTACTTGGTATGGGGCGGGAAAAGGCTCTGACCGCTTCTATGCATGGCTGGATCCTCTCTCCCTCCTAAAAAGAAGGGTTTTGTCTTTTTTAAATTTATATAGAATCAGAAAGGAGAAAATTATGTTTCTATTAAAAGACGTAACATATAAAGACATCTTACATATTCCTTACTTAGAGATTCACAAAGAAAAAACCACCTGCATTATCGGTGAAAGTGGTAGCGGAAAAAGTACGTTACTTCGCATGCTCAATGATCTACAATCACCAACAACTGGCGAAATTGAATATAACGGTGCCCCCATTTCGTCTTATCCACCTATTCAATTACGTCGTGAAGTTGTTATGCTAGGGCAAACTCCTCCTATATTTGATGGAACAGTAAAAGATAATTTGTTAATGGGACTTCGCTTTTCAGAGAAACCTTTCCCACCTGACGAAGCACTACAAGAAGCTCTCGCAATTGTAAACTTAGAAAAAGATTTAACAAGTATCGCCTCATTATTATCTGGTGGCGAAAAGCAACGGCTTTCCTTAGCGCGCGTATTATTAATGGACCCGCCCGTTTATTTATTAGATGAGCCAACATCTGCATTAGATGCTGATACAGAAAAACGCGTCATGCAAAATTTCACTACAATTGCGAAACAAAAAAAGAAAACAGTTATCTTTATTACCCATTCACAACAGCTTCCAGAAGAAATAGCAGCCGACATTATTGAAATTAGTAAAACAAAAGGTGCTATTAGAAGGGAAGTGCACGCATTTGAAGGGCGTTATTGAATTACAAATTTGGCAACTTGCTGCAGCATATATTTTCATTATTATTTTAATCGGCCTTGTAAAATTAAAAGGAATACCACGTGAAAAACAAATTACGATCGCTACATTCCGTATGACTATTCAACTTGTGCTTGTTGCATACGTACTTACATACATATTTGAAAATAGTAATCCATTTTATACAATTGCTATTATTATTTCTATTACTACATTTGCTATTTTCAACATTTATAAACGAGTTAATATACCTATGTCAAAAGAGTTAAAACGTGTGGCCGCACTCTCAATGATTGCAGGATCAATCGGACCGCTTTTATTATTTATCTTTGTCATTATTGGACACGACCCTTGGTATGCTCCACAATATATCGTTCCAATCGCTGGAATGCTTATTGGTAATGCCATGACTGGTGTGTCGCTCGGTGCAAATACATTCTTAAACAATATGAAATCACAACGTGAGCAAATTGAAGGTGCACTGATGCTTGGCGCAACTCCGAAGCAAGCAGCCGCTCCGCTTGTAAGAGATGCTTTTGATTCAGCCCTTTTACCAACCATTAATTCCATGGTAGGAATGGGAATCATTAGCCTCCCTGGTATGATGACAGGGCAAATTTTATCAGGGATTTCACCATTTACTGCCATCCAATATCAAATTGCTATTATACTTGGCATTTCCGGAAGTACAGCTTTTTCTGTCATTATCTTTTTACAACTTGGGTATAAAACGTTTTTTAATAAGCGGTGTCAGTTAAAAAAGATGGGATCTTAAAGGCGAATTGTGTCCCTTAAGAAGACATACTATACTCATTAAGACTATACATATAAATTAGAGGCGAATTTCGTGAAGAAACATAAGAACTGTCAAAGCTGTGGCATGCCGTTTTCAAAAGATGAAAAAGGTGGCGGCACAGAAAAAAATGGAGAAAAAAGTACAACGTATTGCAGTCATTGCTATGAAAATGGAGAATTCACGCTTCCGCATATTACAGTAGACGAGATGAAACAGCTTGTTGAAAATAAAATTGTTTCATTTGGTTTTCCCAGATTTTTATCTAAATTTTTCACAAGAAGTATTCATAAATTAGAGCGTTGGAAAAATAGTTAATATAAAAAAGTTCACATCTTATTGTGAACTCTTTTATATTTGCATTCACCCTAAATTAATAGCGATTTAAATTTTTTGCACATAACATACTACAACCTGTTTTTCTAAATCTAAAGATGCAATGTAATAGTCATCTAAAAAGTGCCCCACTATATATCCATGTTGACATACCCATTCAATTAACTCCTTATTAAGATATGGACCATATTGATAAAACTTTGCATATTTTATAACGTGCTCAATTTCCTTCCTGTCTAGCTCTTTGGGAGAAAAAAGAAATATAAGCATGTTTTCATTTAAAATAGGAGATAACACATCGAATATATCTATATCAGGCTTATACTTATTAATAAAAACATTCTCATAAACAGAACTCTTTACCCTTCCCACTTCCTCTGACATTCCTCTATCCCACTAAGCAAATACTTCTTCGTCATATTTGCCCGCTTCCAAATAGAAATTGTTCGTTTGGCTCCCTTATTATGGCGTATCCTCTCTACCTCTTGTAACAAAGGTTTCCATTTATCATTGGACGATTTCAGCATATATTGTAATCCCTCATCTTTTGAAACAATCGTTTTCTGTTCTAACGTATACAAAATACGTCCCATCGTCACAACAGCTGATTCTACCCATTCCTCAATTAAAAACAAGTATGGCCTTGATGCCTTTTCACTCCAGTATTGCTTCACATTGTATTTCATCGTTTCTACTACTTCACTCCATGGGACCTCAAATGGAAGTTCACTTGCTTCTTTTCCAGTGATGGTAATCCCTCCATGTTTTAAAGTCCACCATGTCACAGCATTCACATCCCAATGACCTATATTAATCTTCCCGTCAGCGCAATAGACATACTGCTGCATTTCCTCATTAAATTTTCCTAAATCAGCAAACGGAATATACATACCGTCCATTCTTTTTCCTAAAGTAGTTTTACTAAGTTTTTTATGTAACTCACTTATTTGTAATTTTTGGGCTTCACTGACTGCTTCTCTCGTTACTGTAACAAAATCAACGTCACTCGTTTCTAAATGAAATGCCCCTAAGGCGATTGAACCGTATACATATACTCCAATTAACTTTTCATTTACGAAAATATCTTGTAATCCAGTTACATATTGCTCCATTAGACTCTTTACTTCTCCTGGCAATCCCTTTTCCACTAACCTCTCCATATGCATCCCCTTCAATAACTATTTTTTCCATATAGCTATGTAAGAAAAGCCTTTGCGATAGCAAAGGCTTTTTTATTATAAATATTTCTCGATTTCTTCGTACACGTCCTTCAAACGAGGATTTCCTTCTCCAACGATTTCTCCGTTTACAAGAACAACTGGATAAAATAAATCTTCCTCAATTACGCGCTCTACGAATTCTTGCTTTTCTGCATCTTCTTGCTCTTCTTGAATATCAACGTATTCAAACTTAAATTTATCATCTTGTCCTTCATATTTACGACCAATTGCCGCTTGTAGCCATTCAAATGTTTCAGTCGAAGATGGCATTCCAACACAGCTCGCACAAATTACTTTTGCCCCATATACTTGAACATTAACCATTCCTTTTCCCCCATTTCTCCGTTTTCACAGTATGCTGAGATAACCTGCCTTATAAGCACATCACTTTACAAGTTTCTTTCGTATCCCCTATACTGAAAAACACGTTGTAAACATGATACAAAATTTCGACAATAAAACAAGAACAGAAAAAATAGATTTTCCCCTGTATCTTGATTATAATAAAATGGATGAAAGGAGTCGATAAAAATGGAAAACCCAAATATGCAAGAACAAGTACTAGAAGTATTAGATAAATTACGTCCGTTCTTACTTCGTGATGGCGGTGACGTTGAGTTAGTAGATATTGAAGAAGGTATTGTAAAACTACGCCTTATGGGTGCATGCGGTAGCTGCCCAAGTTCTACAATCACTTTAAAAGCTGGTATCGAACGCGCACTACTTGAAGAAGTACCAGGCGTTATCGAAGTAGAGCAAGTATTTTAATCTAAAAGTGAAAGCGGCTTGCTCAGAACAGGAGGGCGTTGCGGCTCTTGACGAAGAGGCGCTCTTTGCCTCACAGGAAGGAGCGAAATGACCGACTGTTCTAGGCGCTGGAGCTGGATAATTTAAAAGCGGAAGCGGCTCGTTTAGAATCGCTGAAACTAAATATCCATAAAAAAGAGACCACCATTGGTCTCTTTTTTATAAATTCCTATTAGGATAACCAGTCTAATTTTCGAATCCCAAGCTTATCAACAGGCAAACGAAGGAATTCATAAAAATGCTTCATAAATTGCTCTGAACGGGTCACATCGTGTAAAATATCTTCTAAGTGATCTCGGTACATACTTTTTTGTTCTTCATTTGCCGTCAGATAGTACTGTTCTACCGTTTCAAAATAGCGAAGCGGAAAGAGAAGACGTGCAAATAAGAGACGCCACCCAAAAGAAGAAAGTGGGTAATTTTTCTCATAATCCGTTACAAACTGAAAAATTGTTTCTTCCCAACCTTTCTTCTTTTCCATCGATATATAGCGAATCCATTCTGCCAAATCTCTACTTGGATGATCATATACCCAATCGATGGGGATTTTTAATTTATTCGTTTGCTGCCATAATAAAGGGGTAAAGCGTTCTTGACAGATTGTTGCTGCATCAGCAAGCTGAGGTGTATCATCTATTTCTGTATCAACAACATATTGAATTGCATTTTCAGCAATGCCTAAATAATACGGGAAAGACTCAATAAATAGTTGATCGAATACATCTGATGGCTGATTCATAAGTTGTGATTGCCAAAATCGCTCTAATTGATCAAGCCTTTTTTCCCATAATGACTTCCATTCACCGATGCGACTTAGTTGTTCTATTTCTTCAGGAAAAAAGGCGCCTCGTTTATGGAATAAGGAAAGCTCACTACCTAACGAAGTAGCATGTCGATCAAGTAAACGCATACCTTTTAATAAGCAGTAATTTTTTTCTTCTATCTCACTTACATAATAACCATGCACCGTCGGAACAAACGTCGCAACAGTAATATCCCCTTGTTGGTTCATATAATCGCTTAATTTTTTCATTTCAACAAGTACCTCTTCCTCCATATCCCCAATTGGAAGAAGTACATAAATTTTATTGCGAATCCAAAAGCTTTTATAGGGGCCAAGAGGAATTAATTCTTTGACATGCATTTGATAATGCTCATAAATATGTTGAATCATCATAGTCGCCACCTATGGTTTTTCTTTATATATATGAGCTTGTGCTCGCCTTTCATTCCTATGCACATGATAAAGCATCAAAACGTATACAAATAATAAAAAGAAAAAAAGGTGATAACATGAAAGAATCCAATCAACTACAAGAAAGAGCATTACAACTACTACAAGAACGCGGTGTAACGATTGATGATATTGCGGAACTTGTTCATTTTCTTCAAAAAAAATATCATCCTGACTTAGCTATGTCAGAATGTCGTTACAACGTAGAACGTGTATTATCCAAACGCGAAGTACAAAATGCACTCATTACAGGAATCGAATTAGACGTCCTTGCTGAAAAAGGAATGTTAAGTGAACCATTACAAGATATCGTAAAACGTGACGAAGGCTTATATGGGGTCGATGAAATAATTGCACTTTCAATTGTAAACGTGTATGGCTCTATCGGTTTCACAAACTTTGGATATATTGATAAATTAAAACCAGGTATTTTAGAATACTTAAATGATAAATCATCTGGAAAAGTTCATACATTCCTTGATGATATTGTAGGAGCAATTGCTGCCGCTGCATCTAGTCGTTTAGCTCATCGTGCGGAGCATGCGGAATAAAGTAAAACAATCGTCAGCATAATTTTACGTAATACTTCCATTTAAATATGTTATTGAAATCATAACGGACCATGTGAAAAATCATGGTCCGTTATGATTTTTTGTCTTTTCAAGATTTTTTCATAAGCCTATCATTTTTTTATTTACACGAATAAACAGGAATAAACTAAAAAGTAGCGAATGGATAAACTTAATGGTTCTGTTTGATTGGGATCTGAATATGAGTTAAAGATATGCGAATTACATTCCTTTCAGTAATTAAAAAAATGATTCAATAACAGGAGGAGCAACTTATATGGATAATATTTTAAAAGTATCATCAAAGTCCAATCCCAATTCAGTTGCAGGTGCCATTGCTGGTGTATTAAGAGAAAAGGGTAGTACAGAAATTCAAGTAGTTGGAGCTGGTGCTTTAAATCAGGCAGTTAAAGCCGTCGCTATTGCAAGAGGATTCGTAGCTCCTAGTGGCATTGACCTTGTTCTCATTCCAGCATTTACAGATATCACAATCAATAACGAGAAAAGTACAGCAATCAAATTAATTGTCGGCCCTAGAAAATTTAGATCGTAAAAAAATGATAGCTTATCATTCAAACTATCCCTACAAAAATTAATAAAGAACATCCTCACTCAATTACATTCTTTTAATAAATTCACAAATACCCATTGTTAAATAATCTATGAAAAGACTGATAACAATCAGTCTTTTTCCTATTGTATCAATTCTTCAGTTTCTCTTCTTCCTACACGAATATGTCATCAAAATAAACTCTCTTCCTCTATTATCAAAAGTTTTTTCTGCTATAAAACCTACCTGCTGATATAACCTTATTGCACGTTTATTAAAACCTGCAACACTTAAACGAAACTTATCCGGTTGGATTTGCTCTTCCGCCAAATTCATTCCTGCTTGCAAAAAGGCTTTCCCCATCCCTTTCCCTGTTAGCTCTGGCTTTATACCAAGTCCAATATCTAACGTGTCTTCTCCTATGTATAACTTCGCATCCCTTCCCCCTGGAACTTGTGCGTTTTCTCCAAAGCAAAAGTAGCCAATTAATTCTTCATGTGCATTACTGCAACCATAATATGTACCATCTAATAACTCTTCTATTGTCTCTTCACTGCCTGAAAAACTGTATAACGAATATGGTTCCTCGTACTTCCATGTATTAATTTCTTTCGCTTCTAATTCTGTTAGCTTGTGTATATTCATTTTTCTTCTTCCTTTCTAAAAACTCCTTTACTAACAAAATTCTACATGAATCCTAAAATTCACCTTCTGTTTTTGAAAAGTTTGTAAATTTTTAAATACAAAATTGGAAAACTTTTGTTAGCGTGTTACGATTGAAGTAATTATTCTAAATGAGGTGAAATCGAAATGCCCCTACAGTTATGTAAAGGACACCTAGACATGGATCGACATTACAAATGGAACATGAATTGGGTCGTAGGCTCTAAATAAGGCGGTGACAACGTGAAGTATTTTTCCTATCTGTCTCATGAAGAAAAACAAAACCTTTTCTACCAAGAACCCATTACATTTTCAAAGGATACTGCAAAAGACCAATTAGCTTACGCATTAGGCGCTACTCTATACACACCTGGAACAAAAAAAACAATTGCAGATGATATCATTACAAAGAAGCACGAAGGTGCTACATCAATTGTACTTTGTTTAGAAGATTCCATTAGCGATGAAGAGATACAGCTTGCCGAGCAAAATGTTGTCATACAAATGCAACTACTGGCTCATATAATGGATGCAGGCAAACTTCATCCATCAGACATACCGTTACTTTTTATTCGAGTTCGTGAACCAAAGCAAATGACTTCCTTAGTTCATGAACTAGGGAGCGCCGTCCATTGTATAAGCGGTTTTGTCTTTCCAAAGTTCACACCAGCTAACGGAAGATCTTATATTGATGAACTAAGACATATAAACGAACAATATGCTCTTTTACTTTATGGGATGCCCATTTTAGAGTCTCCTGAAATCATTTATAAAGAAAGCCGTATTGAAGCATTGCTATCAATTAAAGCAATTTTAAATTCTTACCGCGATTTCATTTTAAACGTTCGAATTGGTGCTACCGATTTTTCTGGCATATTCGGCATTCGCCGCAATAAAGATACGACTATTTATGATATTTCTATCATTCGCGATTGTATCTCTGATATTATTAATATTTTTTCTAGAAAAGCAGATGAATATATTATCTCTGGACCTGTGTGGGAGTACTTTGGAAACAAACAGCGCGTTTTAAAACCTCAACTTCGTCAAACGCCATTTCGTGAATCGCTTGGGAACGCCGGCCTAACTATGCGCGAGGGAATGCTTCATCGTTATGAAGATGGCCTTATTCATGAAGTATTGCTCGATCAAGCAAATGGATTGATTGGAAAAACAGTTATTCATCCTTCCCACATTAAGCTCATACAAGCGATGCACACTGTCACGTTAGAAGATTATTTAGATGCAAAATCTATTTTCGAAAATGCTCATACGTATAACGGCGTAATGAAAAGTAGCTTTTCTAACAAAATGAATGAAGTGAAGCCCCATTATAATTGGGCGCGTAAAACATTGCTAAAATCTAATATTTACGGGGTGCTACATGAACAACAAACTTTCATCGATCTCCTTACCGAAAAGACAACAGAGTACGTACCACATTTTAAATAAAATAACCGTTCACCTAGACATACTTCATAATCCATATTTATTATTACCAAATGAGCTCTTTCAAATGGCAGCAAGAATCAATAAGAAGCGCGGCTTTTTGTTTGTCAGCACTATTTTAGGAAAACACCTTCCTGTTCCACCTGCTGTCTCACTGGCCAGTGGATGCGCTCTTGCAGCAAGATATATGGAAGTGCTTCATCGTACGCATCATCCCTTTCAAAAGGAGATTCTTAATTTCATTACTTCTAAAAAATACGCTGATGATGAACTAGAGGAGATCTTGCAGTATCAATTCCCTTTGAAAAAAGAAGTTCTATTTATCGGATTTGCTGAAACAGCTACCGCATTAGGACAAGCAATGTTTCAATGTTTTCAAAATGCAAAATATGTTCATACAACAAGAGAAAACATTTCCCAAGTAGAACCAATCATTACATTTGAAGAAGAACATTCTCACGCCACATCGCATCGTTGTTATGTCAATGCAAGCTATTTCCAAAATGAGCACCAAATCGTTCTTGTAGATGATGAAATAACAACTGGAAAAACTGCACTGAATATCATCCGGTCGATTCAAAGGAAGTTTCCTCGAAAAGAATATACAGTCGCTTCTTTACTTGATTGGCGCTCAGATGAGCACCGACAACAGTTTACAGAACTAGAGAAAGAGCTTGATATAACGATTCATACGATTTCTTTATTAAGCGGTTCAATTGAAGTCATCGGCAGTCCGGTTACAACAACTTATTCAGAGAATAAGACTGCCCATCACCCAATACAATCACAAATAGCACAACATATGGTTTCATGTCCTACTTTACCTTATACATCTATAAAGCATGATGTCAGTTACATAAACTACACAGGTCGCTTCGGCATTTCGGCTGAAAAACAAGGCGACATTCATTCTTTTGCTAGAAAGATTGGCAAGGAACTACAAGAAAAACGAAAAAGTACCTACACACTATGCTTAGGAACCGGCGAATTTATGTATCTCCCTATGCGAATTGCTGCTGAAATGGGTGAAAACATTTCATATCAATCAACAACGCGCAGTCCGATTCATCCTGACACTAATGACACACAATACGCTATTCATAGTCGTTTTTCCTATATAAGTCCTGAAGATGAGAGAATTACAAACTATTTTTATAACATCCAACCTAACAAATATAATGAAGTCTTTCTTTTTATAGAGCGCAATTTAGACGGGAATGCTTTACGCCACCTCCTAGCACAATTACAAACAGTTATTCCAATCATTCATATCGTTTCATTTAGCAGCTTAGTAGAAAGTGAGGAAAAAGAAATATGACAGAAGCAAGAACTTTAGATCGTCTTGGTAGTTACAAAGCAAATGATGCCATTTTTCTATTAAAAGATATTAGCGATGTTATGGAAGAAAGCACAACAGAAGATAGAGAAGAAGCCATTCAATCAGGAACACATTACTCTGAGATGCTACCAATTGAATATACACCATCTAAAGCATATATGAATTTATTCTTTGCTTCACTGGAGCAATACAAACGTAAACTAGCGATTGCTGCCGGCGTAGTAGCTGAACAAATTATAAAAACGAAAGGAAAGAATCTCGTTCTCGTCTCACTCGCAAGAGCCGGTACACCAATTGGCATTTTAATAAAACGATATATTCGTTATCAATATCATCTCGATTTGCCGCATTATTGTATCTCGATTATTAGAGGACGCGGCATTGACGAGAATGCACTTCACTATATTTTAGGGCAGCATCCAAATCAAACGCTTCAGTTTATTGATGGTTGGACGGGAAAAGGAGCAATAAAAAAAGAACTACGCCAATCTGTACATACATTTAACGAAAAGAATCATGAATATATTTCAGATTGCATGGCGGTGCTTGCCGATCCGGGCTATTGCACTTCTATATATGGAACACGAGAAGATTTCCTCATTCCAAGCGCGTGTTTAAACGCGACCGTATCAGGATTAATTAGTCGCACAGTTTTAAATGAAGCCTATATTGGCCCAAATGATTTTCACGGTGCCAAGTATTATAAAGAACTGGAAACAGAAGATTTATCTAACTTCTTTATTGACGAAATCACAGCGTTATTCCCTTCCATTAACGCTGATGTAACAAAGCAACTAGAGCACCTTATTGCTACCTATACAGAGCCATCTTGGCAAGGTATGCAAGATATCACCTCTATTCAAAGGCATTTTGGAATAGAAAATATAAATTTAATTAAACCAGGAGTTGGAGAAACAACGCGCGTTTTACTAAGACGAGTCCCCTGGAAAATTTTAATCCGTGA
Coding sequences within it:
- a CDS encoding YuzB family protein → MIKPLIEFCVGNLASGSQAALEKFEKDPNLDVMEYGCLGYCGICFEGPFALVNGEVVQGATVEELVKNVYDYLDENPMF
- a CDS encoding NAD(P)/FAD-dependent oxidoreductase, which gives rise to MKHLVLLGGGYGGMRILQRLLPNNQLPDDVQVTLIDKVPYHCFKTEYYALVAGTISETHIRIPFPEHPRLNIQYGTVTNVDLENKAVHLDSGEEIQYDDLIIGLGCEDKYHNVPGAKEYTHSLQSIEQTRKTYEQLNSLEPNATVAVVGAGLSGVEVASELRESRSDLKIYLFDRKDRILFPFPEKLSRYVEEWFVKHNVTIIRNSNITKVEPNVVYNHDEPLECDAIVWTAGIQANEVVRNLPVEQDSSGRVVLTKYHNIPNNEHVYVVGDCASLPHAPSAQLAEGQGEQIVQILLKRWNNEALPDELPVIKLKGVLGSLGKKHGFGLLANQPLMGRVPRLLKSGILWMYKYHNG
- a CDS encoding ATP-binding cassette domain-containing protein, which codes for MFLLKDVTYKDILHIPYLEIHKEKTTCIIGESGSGKSTLLRMLNDLQSPTTGEIEYNGAPISSYPPIQLRREVVMLGQTPPIFDGTVKDNLLMGLRFSEKPFPPDEALQEALAIVNLEKDLTSIASLLSGGEKQRLSLARVLLMDPPVYLLDEPTSALDADTEKRVMQNFTTIAKQKKKTVIFITHSQQLPEEIAADIIEISKTKGAIRREVHAFEGRY
- a CDS encoding ABC transporter permease, whose protein sequence is MKGVIELQIWQLAAAYIFIIILIGLVKLKGIPREKQITIATFRMTIQLVLVAYVLTYIFENSNPFYTIAIIISITTFAIFNIYKRVNIPMSKELKRVAALSMIAGSIGPLLLFIFVIIGHDPWYAPQYIVPIAGMLIGNAMTGVSLGANTFLNNMKSQREQIEGALMLGATPKQAAAPLVRDAFDSALLPTINSMVGMGIISLPGMMTGQILSGISPFTAIQYQIAIILGISGSTAFSVIIFLQLGYKTFFNKRCQLKKMGS
- a CDS encoding zinc ribbon domain-containing protein; its protein translation is MKKHKNCQSCGMPFSKDEKGGGTEKNGEKSTTYCSHCYENGEFTLPHITVDEMKQLVENKIVSFGFPRFLSKFFTRSIHKLERWKNS
- a CDS encoding aminoglycoside adenylyltransferase domain-containing protein, whose protein sequence is MERLVEKGLPGEVKSLMEQYVTGLQDIFVNEKLIGVYVYGSIALGAFHLETSDVDFVTVTREAVSEAQKLQISELHKKLSKTTLGKRMDGMYIPFADLGKFNEEMQQYVYCADGKINIGHWDVNAVTWWTLKHGGITITGKEASELPFEVPWSEVVETMKYNVKQYWSEKASRPYLFLIEEWVESAVVTMGRILYTLEQKTIVSKDEGLQYMLKSSNDKWKPLLQEVERIRHNKGAKRTISIWKRANMTKKYLLSGIEECQRKWEG
- a CDS encoding YuzD family protein codes for the protein MVNVQVYGAKVICASCVGMPSSTETFEWLQAAIGRKYEGQDDKFKFEYVDIQEEQEDAEKQEFVERVIEEDLFYPVVLVNGEIVGEGNPRLKDVYEEIEKYL
- a CDS encoding NifU family protein; the protein is MENPNMQEQVLEVLDKLRPFLLRDGGDVELVDIEEGIVKLRLMGACGSCPSSTITLKAGIERALLEEVPGVIEVEQVF
- the yutH gene encoding spore coat putative kinase YutH encodes the protein MIQHIYEHYQMHVKELIPLGPYKSFWIRNKIYVLLPIGDMEEEVLVEMKKLSDYMNQQGDITVATFVPTVHGYYVSEIEEKNYCLLKGMRLLDRHATSLGSELSLFHKRGAFFPEEIEQLSRIGEWKSLWEKRLDQLERFWQSQLMNQPSDVFDQLFIESFPYYLGIAENAIQYVVDTEIDDTPQLADAATICQERFTPLLWQQTNKLKIPIDWVYDHPSRDLAEWIRYISMEKKKGWEETIFQFVTDYEKNYPLSSFGWRLLFARLLFPLRYFETVEQYYLTANEEQKSMYRDHLEDILHDVTRSEQFMKHFYEFLRLPVDKLGIRKLDWLS
- a CDS encoding phosphatidylglycerophosphatase A, translating into MKESNQLQERALQLLQERGVTIDDIAELVHFLQKKYHPDLAMSECRYNVERVLSKREVQNALITGIELDVLAEKGMLSEPLQDIVKRDEGLYGVDEIIALSIVNVYGSIGFTNFGYIDKLKPGILEYLNDKSSGKVHTFLDDIVGAIAAAASSRLAHRAEHAE
- a CDS encoding stage V sporulation protein S codes for the protein MDNILKVSSKSNPNSVAGAIAGVLREKGSTEIQVVGAGALNQAVKAVAIARGFVAPSGIDLVLIPAFTDITINNEKSTAIKLIVGPRKFRS